The following is a genomic window from candidate division KSB1 bacterium.
CCCAGCTGATATGATAAGATCCTGTATATTGCTTCAGATGTTCATCGGTGTAATAATATTCGGGGTTGGATTCAGGATCGAGCTCGCGCACCCAGATATTGCGATAGCAGACGGGATTGCCGTGATCCTGAAGCGCAATCGGCATCCTGAGCGGATGCGGACTGTAATCAGGTCGATTAATCCAGGCCGTCGGCCCGGACAATTCGACATGGTTCTGAATCAAGACACCGTTGTGAAAAATAGTCATATAGGCAGGCGAAACGAGTTCCCCGTCCCCGCAGAAACGTGGCACGGTATAAATAATGTCATAACTCTGCCATTTACCGGGCCGCCTGGATGCATTGACCATTGGAGCATATTGTCCGTAGAGTGAACCTGCCGATCCATCTGCATAGGTTTCGTTCTGATACGAGTCGAGCACCTGGATCTCATACCGGTCGAGTCCGAAAAACACGCCGCTGTTGCCTCTTCCCTGGCTTTCTCCCTCTGCCGGAACCGGCGGCGCCCACTCGACATGCAGTTGGCAATCGCCGAACGATTGCAGAGAACGAATATAGCCGCTTTCCGGCACACATTCCAATGCGCCCGCCTCAATTCGCCACTTTGTGGGGTTTCCGTCCATTCCCACCCAGGCGGACAGATCCGAGCCGTCAAACAAGACCACCGCATCCGACGGCGCTGAGCTTGCCTTTTGCCCTGTTGACGGTTCCCCCGGAACCACGGCCGGAGGCGCGGGCTGGGTTCGATCGTGTGCCGGGCGATCGAACATTGATGCACAGACATTCTGGGAAAGCGGACTGCCAGAATGCCGGCCGGTTGTATGGCAAGCAGATTTATCAGCAGAATATTAAATATGCAGATAATTAATTGTTTGTGAAACAACCAAACTCTATCAGATTTTGTTTTCACAACATCCTCCGGTGTTTAAATCATATATATAAATTTATTGGAACCATCATAACAATCTATCAAAAAATCAGCAATCAAGCCAATTTTTTGATAGATTATGCGTTTTTTTATGAACAATTGGTGAATGCCCCCGGTTTGATCTTGTTTTACATATACTTGCAAATATTGATATATAAACCCTGTTTTACTGATCATACAAAATCCGCCCCCTTTAATCAGTCCGGTCAGGATCCATTCCCAGGCGCTGAATCAGTGTTGAGCAAGCCATTCCAGCATGGCGTTCACACTGCCGGTGACCAGGGCAATGCTCGTATCCGCCGCGCCGTAATACAGACGAATCGTGTCGCCATCGGGTGCTATGGTATAACCGCATGGAAAGACAACATGGTCAACATCGCCACGACGTTCGTATGGTTCCTCTGGAGAAAAAACCCATTCATCACCGCGTTTGAGGCAGATCTCCGGTTTATTTAAATCGAACAGGGCCAGTCCGAGCCGATAAATGGCGCCGGCTGCATTTACACGGACACCGTGATAGATGACCAGCCATCCTGCTTTGGTTTTTATAGGCGGAGGCGAGAGCCCGATTTTGTTCGCATCCCACCAGGCTCCGCGCCTGGCTTTTAACATGAGCTTGTGGTCGCCCCAGTGACGCAGATTGGAGGAATAGGAAAGCCACATATGTGCTCCGGGCATGGCGACCGGACGATGAATCAATGCCCAATTGCCATTAATGCGTTCAGGCAAAAGCACGGCGTCTTTATCCTCAGGCTGCAAAATCAAGCCATAGCGTTCAAAATGGTGAAAATCTTCTGTGAGAGCCAGAGATACCCCCGGTCCTTCTCGGGTGTAGGTGGTATAAACGATGGCATATTTATCAAGTTCGCTAACATAGGTGATACGTGGATCTTCAATGCCCCAAACTTCCTCCGGAAAGCGCTCCGGATCCGGCATCAACGTCGGCTGTGTATCGATCTTCCAGTTATCTATGCCATTATCTGAGCGCGCAGCGCACAAGTGGGAATGCCCGCGTCGATCTTCAACACGGCACAAAAGAAGAGTGACACCATCAGGCATTAATACGGCGCCGGGGTTGAAAACAGAATTAACCCGGTACGGCCATTGTGCAGCCGTCAGAATGGGATTATGTTCGTGGCGTCGAAAGAGCTCTGGATATTCGTTATTCATTGGCTTTTAATCTCCTGGGTTAATAAAATATTTTCAGCCAGGCGCAATTCCAGCAGGGCCTGAAGAAAGGCCAGCGTCGACTCTGCACCCTGGTTCTTGTTCACACTGTCGGGATGCAAACCGTCCTGGCATCCTCCTGTAGTTGGATCATAAACAGGAAGATTCAAGTCGTTATGTCCGAGAAACCACTCAAAGGTCCGGCGTGCTTCTTCCTGCCAACGTTTGTCGCCGGTGATCCGGTAAGCTTCAAGACACGCAGAAACCATGGTTTGTGCTTCGACCGGCTGTTGGTCAAAGCGCGCGCGCTTTGACCCCTGCTGATAAAATCCATTGGATCCTATAGGGAAAAAATATCCCACATCCGAATGCTGTAAATCAGACAACCAGTTCAATGACTCTAAACCGGCCTCTGTCAAAGAGGTATTGGACATGACATTGCCACTCGTAAGTAAAGCGTGCGGCAGTGCGGCATTGCAATAGGTTAACCGGTCTTCATACCATTGCCATTTATCAGAATAGTTTTCTTTATACAATTTATATAATTGCATGGACAATTCCTCAAGCACCTGGATGGCTCGCCGATCACCGGTAAATCGATGCAGGTATTCCTGAATCCCCATTATTGTAAAAGCCCAGGCGCGGGGGCTGGTCGTCTCGAGAATGGCCGGCAGGGCCTGCTCGAACACCCATCCAGCCATGCTGTGCAGGGCCGGTATATTTGATCGACCCAATACAGTCCCTAACGCCCACAACGTTCGGCCATGGCTGTCTTCAGAACCGATCTTCTCCAGCCAGTTACGTTGATAATCCATAAAATTTCGAAAACGTCCAATTTCTGAATTAAAGGCATACCAGATAAAAGCAAGATAGCGGGAACCGAGTTGCAGTGTGTTTTCATTCCCCAGGGATTCCAGGAGAACACTCACGATCAGAGCCCGGGCATTATCGTCGATCGAGTATCCTTCGCTATAGTTTGGAACTGTGAATATGGCATGTTGGATTATACCCGTCTCATCTGTCATATGTAACAAGTGGTCA
Proteins encoded in this region:
- a CDS encoding DUF1080 domain-containing protein, whose translation is MFDRPAHDRTQPAPPAVVPGEPSTGQKASSAPSDAVVLFDGSDLSAWVGMDGNPTKWRIEAGALECVPESGYIRSLQSFGDCQLHVEWAPPVPAEGESQGRGNSGVFFGLDRYEIQVLDSYQNETYADGSAGSLYGQYAPMVNASRRPGKWQSYDIIYTVPRFCGDGELVSPAYMTIFHNGVLIQNHVELSGPTAWINRPDYSPHPLRMPIALQDHGNPVCYRNIWVRELDPESNPEYYYTDEHLKQYTGSYHISWGEPAQVTLAGHGRLAMDIAGTRLVLFCSDEGKLFAKTTDVLVHFVKEKGKPVARISVGDGWFSMQKL
- a CDS encoding glycosidase, with the translated sequence MNNEYPELFRRHEHNPILTAAQWPYRVNSVFNPGAVLMPDGVTLLLCRVEDRRGHSHLCAARSDNGIDNWKIDTQPTLMPDPERFPEEVWGIEDPRITYVSELDKYAIVYTTYTREGPGVSLALTEDFHHFERYGLILQPEDKDAVLLPERINGNWALIHRPVAMPGAHMWLSYSSNLRHWGDHKLMLKARRGAWWDANKIGLSPPPIKTKAGWLVIYHGVRVNAAGAIYRLGLALFDLNKPEICLKRGDEWVFSPEEPYERRGDVDHVVFPCGYTIAPDGDTIRLYYGAADTSIALVTGSVNAMLEWLAQH